The following are encoded in a window of Mycobacterium decipiens genomic DNA:
- a CDS encoding saccharopine dehydrogenase family protein — MRILLIGAGGVGSAFCSIARRRNFFEHVVVCDYAGAKANRVAESVVDSRFSSDRIDAASADAVAAAVRRHQITHVVNAVDPRFVMSIFDGALAARADYLDMAMSLSQRHPEQPYHQTGVKLGDRQFAADEQWRTAGQLALLGMGVEPGLSDVFARYAADHLFADIDELGTRDGANLTVDGYDFAPSFSIWTTIEECLNPPVIWEHDRGWFVTEPFSEPEVFEFPGGIGPVECVNVEHEEVLLMPRWIKAKRATFKYGLGAEFIEILRTLHKLGLDRTEKVTVGGAQVSPRDVVAACLPDPATLGPKMRGKTCAGLWVTGTGKDGNPRSTYLYHIVDNEWSMAEYGHQCVVWQTAINPVVALELLANRTWSGSGVCGPEAFDAVPFLELLSAYGSPWGLQELPTRS; from the coding sequence ATGCGAATCCTATTGATAGGCGCCGGGGGTGTGGGCTCCGCGTTCTGTTCGATCGCCCGGCGGCGCAACTTCTTCGAGCACGTGGTGGTGTGCGATTACGCTGGGGCAAAAGCAAACCGAGTCGCCGAATCGGTGGTCGATAGCCGGTTTAGCTCGGATCGCATCGACGCCGCATCTGCGGACGCGGTGGCCGCCGCGGTCCGGCGTCACCAGATCACCCATGTTGTGAACGCGGTCGACCCGCGATTCGTGATGTCGATCTTTGACGGAGCGCTGGCAGCCAGGGCCGACTACCTGGACATGGCAATGAGCCTGTCCCAACGCCATCCCGAACAGCCCTATCACCAGACCGGGGTGAAGCTCGGTGACCGGCAGTTCGCCGCCGACGAACAATGGCGGACGGCTGGTCAGCTTGCGCTGCTCGGCATGGGGGTCGAGCCAGGGCTTTCCGACGTGTTTGCCCGATATGCTGCCGATCACCTGTTCGCCGACATCGACGAACTCGGGACTCGCGACGGCGCCAACCTCACCGTGGACGGATACGACTTCGCGCCGTCGTTTTCTATCTGGACGACCATCGAGGAGTGTCTTAATCCGCCGGTGATCTGGGAGCACGACCGCGGTTGGTTCGTCACCGAACCCTTTAGCGAGCCAGAGGTTTTCGAGTTCCCGGGCGGCATCGGGCCGGTTGAATGCGTCAACGTGGAGCACGAAGAAGTGCTGCTGATGCCCCGATGGATCAAAGCCAAGCGGGCCACCTTCAAATACGGTCTCGGCGCCGAATTCATCGAAATCCTCCGCACGTTACACAAGCTGGGTCTGGATCGCACCGAGAAGGTCACTGTCGGCGGTGCGCAAGTCAGCCCGCGTGACGTGGTCGCAGCATGCCTGCCCGATCCGGCCACCCTGGGACCGAAGATGCGCGGAAAGACATGCGCGGGTCTGTGGGTGACCGGAACCGGCAAGGACGGCAACCCGCGGTCGACGTATCTGTATCACATCGTCGACAACGAATGGTCTATGGCAGAGTACGGACATCAGTGCGTGGTGTGGCAGACGGCGATCAATCCCGTTGTGGCACTAGAACTGTTAGCCAACCGGACCTGGAGTGGCTCAGGCGTGTGCGGCCCGGAAGCGTTCGACGCGGTGCCTTTCCTCGAACTACTCAGCGCCTACGGGTCACCATGGGGCCTACAGGAATTGCCCACCCGGAGTTGA
- a CDS encoding gamma-aminobutyraldehyde dehydrogenase gives MTATVSVTGSWINGAAQVTVGHQHAVVNPANQEVVAEVASATPADVDRAVAAARSALPQWAGATPAERSTVLARLADLTEQHASELVTEEVSQTGKPVRLAQEFDVPGSVDNIRFFAGAARRLPGQATAEYSADHTSSIRREAIGVVATITPWNYPLQMAVWKVLPALAAGCSVVIKPSELTPLTTLTLARLATEAGLPDGVLNVVTGLGAEVGHALAAHPGVDLVTFTGSTAVGRKVMAAAATHGHRTQLELGGKAPFVVFDDADLDAAVHGAVAGALINSGQDCTAATRAIVARELYDDFVSGVAEVMSTVALGDPTDPATDLGPLVSLAHRDKVAGIVARAPGEGARLVIGGKVPDSAGAFYPPTLLADVDERSQAYRDEIFGPVLTVRPHTGDDDALRQANDTDYGLAASAWTRDVYRAQRASREISAGCVWINDHIPIISEMPHGGVGASGFGKDMSDYSFEEYLTIKHVMSDITAVARKPWHRTVFAHRT, from the coding sequence ATGACAGCAACTGTGTCGGTCACCGGAAGTTGGATCAACGGCGCCGCCCAAGTCACGGTCGGGCACCAACACGCGGTGGTCAATCCCGCGAACCAGGAGGTGGTGGCCGAGGTGGCGTCGGCCACACCGGCCGATGTCGACCGAGCGGTCGCCGCGGCGCGTTCCGCGCTGCCGCAGTGGGCCGGCGCAACCCCGGCCGAACGCTCCACCGTGCTGGCCAGGCTTGCGGACCTGACCGAGCAGCACGCGTCCGAGTTGGTCACCGAGGAAGTGAGTCAGACCGGCAAGCCGGTGCGGTTGGCCCAGGAGTTCGACGTGCCCGGCAGCGTCGACAACATCAGGTTCTTCGCCGGCGCCGCACGGCGTCTGCCAGGACAGGCCACCGCGGAATACTCCGCCGACCACACATCGAGCATCCGACGCGAGGCGATCGGCGTGGTGGCCACCATCACGCCATGGAACTATCCGTTGCAAATGGCGGTGTGGAAGGTGTTGCCGGCATTGGCCGCCGGCTGCAGCGTCGTCATCAAACCGAGCGAACTCACCCCGCTGACCACACTGACGCTAGCCCGGCTAGCCACCGAAGCGGGTTTGCCCGACGGCGTTCTCAATGTGGTCACCGGATTGGGCGCCGAGGTAGGGCATGCGCTGGCCGCTCACCCGGGCGTGGACCTGGTCACGTTCACCGGCTCCACCGCGGTGGGCCGCAAAGTGATGGCGGCCGCCGCCACGCACGGCCACCGCACCCAGCTAGAACTCGGCGGTAAGGCCCCGTTCGTGGTGTTCGACGACGCCGATCTGGACGCTGCGGTACATGGAGCGGTGGCTGGCGCGTTGATCAACTCGGGGCAGGACTGCACCGCAGCCACCCGAGCTATCGTCGCCCGCGAGCTCTACGACGACTTCGTCTCCGGGGTGGCCGAGGTGATGTCGACGGTCGCCCTCGGCGACCCCACCGACCCCGCAACCGATTTGGGGCCGCTGGTCTCGCTCGCACATCGTGACAAGGTCGCCGGCATCGTGGCCAGAGCGCCCGGCGAGGGAGCCCGCCTCGTGATCGGTGGCAAGGTGCCGGATTCGGCCGGAGCCTTCTACCCGCCTACGCTGCTCGCCGACGTCGATGAACGCTCACAGGCCTACCGCGACGAGATCTTTGGCCCGGTACTCACGGTGCGTCCGCACACCGGCGACGACGACGCGCTGCGCCAGGCCAACGACACCGACTATGGCCTGGCCGCCTCGGCCTGGACCCGCGACGTCTACCGAGCGCAGCGGGCGTCGCGCGAGATCTCGGCCGGCTGTGTCTGGATCAACGATCACATCCCGATCATCAGCGAGATGCCGCACGGCGGTGTCGGCGCGTCCGGGTTCGGCAAGGACATGTCCGACTACTCGTTCGAGGAGTACCTCACCATTAAACACGTAATGAGCGACATCACCGCTGTGGCCAGAAAGCCATGGCACCGAACGGTGTTCGCTCACCGGACGTGA
- a CDS encoding Lrp/AsnC family transcriptional regulator, which translates to MTTSGVPVGIEPVPLRPTGQSSQGGPVQLDDLSKAIIEKLQEDGRRPYSAIAKEVGLSEAAVRQRVQRLMDASVMQIVAVTDPMQLGFARQAMIGIRATGDTSKLAEQLAAIPAIDYVVLTAGSFDVIAELVCKDDNDLLELLNVQIRGLPGVLSTETLVYLKLVKQQYNWGVR; encoded by the coding sequence ATGACCACTTCGGGCGTTCCTGTCGGGATTGAACCGGTACCGCTGCGCCCGACCGGCCAGTCGAGCCAGGGCGGGCCGGTTCAGCTCGACGACCTTTCCAAGGCGATCATCGAGAAGCTGCAGGAAGACGGCCGGCGTCCGTACTCGGCGATCGCCAAGGAGGTCGGACTGTCGGAGGCCGCGGTCCGCCAACGTGTGCAGCGGCTCATGGACGCTTCAGTGATGCAGATCGTGGCGGTCACCGACCCGATGCAACTCGGGTTCGCCCGCCAGGCGATGATCGGCATCCGCGCCACCGGCGATACGTCCAAGCTCGCCGAGCAGCTAGCAGCGATCCCCGCGATTGACTATGTTGTGCTGACAGCGGGCTCGTTCGACGTGATCGCCGAGCTGGTCTGCAAAGACGACAACGACCTGCTGGAACTGCTGAACGTCCAAATCAGAGGGCTGCCCGGCGTTCTCTCGACTGAGACGCTTGTCTATCTTAAACTCGTTAAACAGCAATATAATTGGGGTGTTCGATGA
- a CDS encoding aspartate aminotransferase family protein, which translates to MTELSAKANRYLWGHFARHGAGIMPPVITRGEGVTIWDDRGRSYLDGLSGLFVVQVGHGRSELAEAAARQAETLGFFPLWSYATPTAIELAERLAHYAPGDLNRVFFTTGGGEAVESAWKLAKQYFKRIGKPGKYKAISRFTAYHGTPHGALAITGLPLFKAPFEPITPGGVRVPNTNFYRAPAPYGADLKEFGMWAANRIAEAIEFEGPDTVAAVFLEPVQNAGGCFPPPPGYFERVREICDHYDVLLVSDEVICAFGRIGSMFACNDFGYVPDIITCAKGMTSGYSPIGAMIATDRLFEPFNDGKTTFPHGYTFGGHPVSAAVGLANLEIFEREGLNDHVKHTAPAFRVTLEKLLDLPIVGDVRGEGFFYGVELVKDKASKETFSSEESERLLRGFLSSALLDAGLYCRADDRGDPVVQLAPPLISGQREFDQIEQILRQVLTDAWRQL; encoded by the coding sequence ATGACGGAACTGTCCGCCAAGGCCAACCGCTATCTGTGGGGGCATTTCGCCCGCCACGGTGCCGGCATCATGCCGCCGGTCATCACGCGTGGCGAAGGAGTCACGATCTGGGACGACCGGGGCCGGAGCTATCTCGACGGGCTGTCGGGGCTGTTCGTCGTGCAGGTCGGTCATGGCCGCTCCGAGCTCGCGGAGGCCGCCGCTCGGCAGGCGGAGACGCTCGGTTTCTTCCCGCTGTGGTCGTATGCAACCCCGACCGCGATCGAACTGGCCGAGCGCCTCGCACACTATGCGCCCGGAGATCTCAATCGAGTCTTCTTCACCACCGGGGGCGGCGAGGCCGTCGAGTCGGCCTGGAAGCTGGCCAAACAGTACTTCAAACGGATCGGTAAACCCGGGAAGTACAAGGCGATTTCGCGGTTCACCGCCTATCACGGTACCCCGCACGGCGCGCTGGCGATCACCGGCTTGCCATTGTTCAAGGCGCCGTTCGAGCCGATTACTCCGGGCGGCGTGCGGGTCCCCAACACGAACTTCTACCGCGCGCCCGCGCCGTATGGGGCCGATCTGAAGGAGTTCGGAATGTGGGCGGCCAACCGGATCGCCGAGGCGATCGAGTTCGAGGGTCCCGACACGGTTGCGGCGGTCTTCCTGGAGCCGGTGCAAAATGCGGGCGGCTGCTTTCCGCCGCCGCCCGGCTATTTCGAACGGGTGCGGGAGATCTGCGACCACTACGACGTGCTGCTCGTCTCCGACGAGGTGATCTGCGCGTTCGGCCGCATTGGATCGATGTTCGCGTGCAACGACTTTGGCTACGTGCCCGACATCATCACCTGCGCCAAGGGCATGACATCGGGCTATTCGCCGATCGGCGCCATGATCGCCACGGATAGGCTGTTCGAGCCGTTCAACGATGGTAAGACGACGTTTCCGCACGGCTACACTTTCGGCGGGCATCCGGTGTCCGCCGCGGTGGGGCTGGCCAATCTCGAGATCTTTGAGCGAGAAGGTCTCAACGATCACGTCAAACACACCGCGCCGGCCTTCCGCGTCACGCTGGAGAAGCTGCTTGACCTGCCGATCGTCGGTGATGTCCGCGGCGAGGGATTCTTTTACGGCGTCGAGTTGGTCAAGGACAAGGCGTCCAAGGAGACCTTCAGCAGCGAGGAAAGCGAGCGGCTGCTGCGCGGCTTCCTGTCGTCGGCGCTGCTGGACGCCGGGCTGTATTGCCGCGCCGACGATCGAGGCGATCCGGTGGTGCAGCTGGCGCCACCGCTGATCAGCGGTCAGCGGGAGTTCGACCAGATCGAGCAGATTCTGCGCCAGGTACTCACGGACGCCTGGCGCCAGCTGTAG
- a CDS encoding deoxyribonuclease IV, with amino-acid sequence MLIGSHVSPTDPLAAAQAEGADVVQIFLGNPQSWKAPKPRDDAAALKAAALPIYVHAPYLINVASANNRVRIPSRKILAQTCDAAADIGAAAVIVHGGHVADDTDLDEGIRRWHKALAQLETEVPVYLENTAGGDHAMARRFDTIARLWDVIGDTGIGFCLDTCHTWAAGEALVDAVDRIKAITGRIDLVHCNDSKDEAGSGRDRHANLGSGQIDPELLVAAVKAANAPVICETADEGRKDDIAFLRERTTG; translated from the coding sequence GTGCTCATTGGTTCGCATGTCAGCCCAACCGACCCGCTGGCCGCAGCCCAGGCCGAGGGTGCCGATGTAGTCCAGATCTTCCTTGGCAATCCACAGAGCTGGAAGGCGCCCAAACCCCGCGACGACGCCGCTGCGCTCAAGGCCGCAGCCTTGCCCATTTACGTGCATGCGCCCTACCTGATCAACGTCGCCTCGGCGAACAATCGGGTACGCATCCCGTCGCGCAAGATCCTGGCGCAGACCTGTGACGCGGCGGCCGATATCGGCGCCGCCGCGGTGATCGTGCACGGTGGGCACGTCGCCGACGACACCGACCTCGACGAGGGAATTCGGCGCTGGCACAAGGCGCTCGCCCAGCTGGAAACCGAGGTTCCGGTCTACCTGGAAAACACGGCGGGTGGCGACCACGCCATGGCGCGCCGGTTCGACACCATCGCCCGGCTCTGGGACGTCATTGGCGACACCGGCATCGGCTTTTGCCTGGACACGTGTCACACCTGGGCGGCTGGTGAAGCGCTGGTCGATGCCGTGGATCGGATCAAAGCAATCACCGGCCGCATCGACCTGGTTCACTGCAACGATTCCAAGGACGAAGCGGGTTCGGGCCGTGACCGCCACGCCAACCTGGGCAGCGGCCAGATCGATCCCGAGCTGCTGGTGGCGGCGGTCAAGGCCGCCAATGCGCCGGTTATCTGCGAAACCGCCGACGAGGGACGCAAGGATGACATCGCATTTCTGCGGGAACGAACAACCGGCTGA
- a CDS encoding alpha/beta hydrolase family esterase has product MFHRVVVTLLGVVLALAGCSGRTAPPAGFGNGDSVHTLSVGGLDRSYRLHKPVGLPASAPLVVMLHGGFGSAKQAERSYEWDELADSEKFAVAYPDGLHRAWNTNGGGCCGRPAREGVDDIGFIRAVVADIAANVSINPARVFATGMSNGAIMSYTLACNTSMFAAIGPVAGTQLDPCPSPHPVSVMHIHGTADPLVRYQGGPGTGFARIDGPAVPDLNAFWRDVNRCDPPGTTTDGPLTTSTAHCTDRRSVVLLTVDDAGHRWPSFAAQMLWQFFAAHSG; this is encoded by the coding sequence ATGTTCCATCGAGTCGTCGTTACGCTTCTCGGAGTTGTGCTTGCGCTCGCGGGCTGCTCGGGGAGAACGGCCCCGCCGGCCGGCTTCGGCAACGGGGATAGCGTGCACACCCTCAGCGTCGGCGGACTCGACCGCTCCTACCGCCTCCACAAGCCGGTCGGATTGCCCGCCTCGGCACCGCTGGTCGTCATGCTGCACGGCGGGTTCGGCAGCGCCAAACAGGCCGAAAGATCTTATGAATGGGATGAATTGGCCGATTCCGAGAAGTTCGCTGTCGCCTACCCCGACGGACTCCACCGGGCTTGGAACACCAATGGCGGCGGCTGTTGCGGCCGTCCCGCACGCGAAGGCGTCGACGACATCGGCTTCATTCGCGCGGTCGTCGCCGACATCGCAGCGAATGTCAGCATCAACCCCGCCAGGGTCTTTGCCACGGGCATGAGCAACGGCGCCATCATGTCCTACACGCTGGCCTGCAACACCAGCATGTTCGCGGCGATCGGCCCGGTTGCCGGTACCCAACTGGACCCCTGTCCGTCCCCGCATCCGGTGTCGGTCATGCACATTCATGGCACTGCGGATCCGTTGGTCCGTTATCAGGGCGGACCTGGAACCGGATTTGCTCGCATTGACGGTCCAGCGGTTCCGGACCTCAATGCGTTCTGGCGCGATGTCAACCGGTGTGACCCCCCGGGCACCACCACCGACGGTCCGCTCACCACATCGACCGCCCACTGCACCGACCGTCGCAGTGTCGTGCTCCTGACCGTCGATGACGCCGGCCACCGATGGCCGTCCTTCGCTGCCCAAATGCTGTGGCAATTCTTCGCGGCCCATTCCGGGTGA